In the genome of Megalops cyprinoides isolate fMegCyp1 chromosome 18, fMegCyp1.pri, whole genome shotgun sequence, the window ACCCTATGGACAAGATGTCAGTCCATTTCAGGGCCAATCCCACAGTCTATATCTGTAATGCTGAGTACCCATCAGAGAGGCAGTGGGGACTCTCTAGCCATAAGGCCCCTGAGTCAGCAAGCACAAAGTGTATCATTCTTCTAACAACCATACAGGGAGAAAAAGCATGCCTCTAAGTCTATGGTCTGAAAAAGTGCTTGCATTTACCATCTTCCCACAAGGTAGAACAGTCTTTCAACTAGGTCAATACTTCAACAAGGGTGGTCAGAGGGCTACAtcaaaatggcagtaaaaacaTCTCATTTGAGAAAGCTCAGAAACTACAGCAACACCAAAAAGCAACTAGACACTAAAGTAAAGGAGTACGGGAGGAAGGCATCTGATATCTGGCAAGCTAGCAATCATGGAGTTCAGAAAATGGCGTTCTGAAGTCCCCAGCAGAGTCATCACTGATACCGCAACAGGTCCTGACACTGGGCTCCAGACAGacactaataataattatgatgaaCTTTCCTCTCCTTTGGGGAGGAAAAACACTTGAAGGGcctaatgaaagaaaaaaaaatcaagcacatagaCCTGGCAGAAACCTGAAGAGGCAGGATACGTGACTGCCATGCATCTTGTTAAAGACAGACATAGGGGATTCCTCAAAACATCTGCAGTACGGCAAATCTTGGTCAACAGTCAATATGATTCCTCATGGCCGAGATCCCACGACACTCAAAAGAGATGATTTTAGCCCTGATGTTCTTACAGACTGGGTCTTTCCATTTAGCCCCCTAATCATCCCCGCTACGGATAAATTCAGTGCCTTGAATTTCCTGTGGAGAAAAATGGTCAGTGCTAAATCAACTTTTACAAAGTCTACGTGAGTGTGGCAGGGCTCAGATGAACTCTATTAGAGTTAATCTCACACTGAGTGTTTTGATTTGTACTCTTCCCTGTACTCCCTGGTCATCAGTGGAAATGAGAAATCATCCCTCAGTTTATGTTCATGGCTAAATAacgactgaaaaaaaaaaaaaaacaactgactGAGCCCTCAAAGAAAACCAGAGAATAGCTGGTGGCTGTGGATTTAGAAGAACACCAGCTATGTAAATGgtgtcagagagggggaaacagaCAAGCCAGACACAGCAGGGTCAAGTAGGTCCAGCACCTCTGTTGTGCTGTCTGGTGGCCTGCTGAGCGCAAGGAGCAAAATGCTCTGGAAGGTGGGGGACCCAGCTGTTCCTGATCTCCCcattcctctctgtcatctTAGTCAGCCTTCAGATCCAACCCACAGCTTGTACATTCTCATCCCACATCATAATCATTACTGGAGTGTCAGCTTGGGTTGCGGtttcacagcaacaacaacagcattttGGCTCGTTCTAAGGAGCTTGGTTTTCTAGCTTTGTGGATGCTTGTGCAAATATATTGCATTCATCAGGATTCATGAATACTGTTCATGcgaaatgtctgttttatggtaaaataaaaaagagagaaatgtgtttttgtgtaattactttgtgtttacatgtttgtcaccccccccccccccccccccttatctTGTGACAAATTCAGGTCAATAGATGTctattatgtatgtatgagatGCATATGCAGAGATGAGTACACCTGGAACAATTACTGAGTCCTGGAAAAAGGTCAATTCTGACTATAATGTCGATATAGACTGGATTGACCTATATACTGATTTTGCTCACACAATTAAAGTCCAATATGTTACATGTGGGAGTTATTTATATCCTTCAATATAAATGTGGATACACAACATGGATGGCCATCTAAATAGCACTGAGCGTAATCCCTAATATGTCATAGTGCGGGGGAATGTCTTGTGATGTTCTATAGTAACATATTTATTATCAAGGTAAGCTTCAAAGCCTTAGTGCCACACAGACAACATGAACATAGATTTGGATGACAGGTATATGTTGGGATACCATTTTAGCTGCCATGTTGTGTTCCAAAGACTATGTATGTACTTGATGCTAAGGAAAGTATTACAGCACTGATGTCTCTCATATAGAGACAGaaagttagaaaaaaaatcttcgtATTTGCAACCTGGATATCAGGttgacacatgcattttttgcaaGTAACAGTAAAGGTTTTCTTGTGGATTCCTGCCAAGTCTGAGGTTAGGAATCATGCCCAATGTCTCAGGCCCGAGACCAGTGATTGGTCCATTCCCTTCCCCCTTTATCTCTCTTGAACATGCCAGCTGCAGAATAATAAACGCTTTCCtaagtgtgaatgaatgaatcaaattCTCCACTGCACATATTGGCTCTCTGTTTACATGACAAGTTGGAAACACTATCTTAACAACCAGATGTTCTTTACAGACCCTTCTGGTCTGGAATGAAATTTCACATCTGAAGGGCTACAATTTGAGCAGCAAGAGAGGTGATTTTTCTGTAGGTCTCCACTTTTCCTGGAAGTGCATAGCTGTCTCATGGCAGACAGTGGTGAGAGGAGGGACTGGAGAGAGTTGTGTGTAACTCAGAGAGGAAAATTCCCTGAAGGAGTCGTGCAACAAAAAAGGTAAGGTGATGCCGGGCTTTCATGCTTTCATGCTGGGTTAACTTTTATGTGGAGAGCCTATGAAAAACACCCACTGACATGCCTTCAAGTAGGATATACTATACACTACTATACAATAAATGCTTttgaatgaccccccccccccccccaaaaaaaaaggaaaaaaaaaaagagacgaGAGGCTAAAAAAGGTAACTGATGTCTTTCAAATATGTTATGGTTGGAGAACCTTTAAGCATGCATTAAATCTGAGGACTCCATAATGTGCCAGTGAATGTGATCACCAGAGTTAATATCATGGTATTCCTTTCTAATTCCTTACAATGGTGATCTAAAAATAAACCAGTTAACACTCAGCATTTTCACAAACAACCATTCATGATTTACTGttaatacaaacatattttttacatagATAAACCTTTTCAAGGTTTTTAATGAAgcattaaagaaagaaaattgtttttgattgttttcaattactgttattataatGATCAAATATGTTCACATTATCCTACAACAACTGTAAAAATTTATGTAAACAGCCCAATAATCATGTTGTCaacatgaaagtgtttttcGGTTTATTTGGTTTGgcttttttcaaattatttatattcTGAAGTACATGCCAGCCAGAAAATATATACGCAGCAAAATCAAATGTCATGGATAACAGTAGAATAACAGGGGTCAAGGAATTGAACTAGTCTGGGAAGCTCAGTTTTCACAATGTCTAGTCCAGCTTGCTTCAAACTCTCATTCAAAAAGGACACTTGACAGGTTTTAGCTGTCTGTGCCAAGAGCCAGTTGATGTTGCAGCCTAAACTCCTGTCTCTTTATACCTCTTTGCAGATTTCAAACTGGTTCATATTTGAACCAAGGAAACCCATACTGCTAACTGATATATTCATCAAGTGTGAGCATCGTGACTTTAGGTACATATTTGATTGCAGTCTCAAACAACCAAAAATCCTTAAAGTAATGTGATTATAAAGAAATAGCCACAAAGGTCCGGTGGCAACTATGCCGAGATGACACACATATAATTAGCAAGCAAAAACAGGGGAATAACACCCTCAATCAGCATAGATATTTTTCAACACCTAAAAGACAAGTTGGCAACACTCCTCCCTGCAGTTATAGGTGAtctgtgcatatttatttcagttaagtGAACCAGTTGTCCACACTTAGTGAGACTGGCTGAATAAAGCAGGCCTGACACAAGGCTGGTAAGCATGGCTAAAGAAGATGTAGCACGGTCATTTGTTTTCCTGGCACCCCCCATGTCCTGTATTATGGGTTATGTCAGGTTTACAAGATTATGCAATTGTGTCCAGACTGTTTAGAACCACTTATCTTGGAGTATCTAATGGTAAACATGCTCAGGTCTACTACTGTAAGCCTGAACtaaattgttgttttgttctaCAGCATGACATAATGAGTTCCAAAGTACTAGTTCAAGTAATATAGCAAGGTATATCTATCTTATAAGCTGAAGCTACAACTACTACATACTTATTATGATAAAACTGGTTATCAGTGCCTGTGCTATTATTAGTATCAATAATGATATACTGATCAATAACCTGTTTAACGACTACCGATACCCATCAATATTAGTATAAATTTTCAGGTCCCATTagagatgaaaatgtatttattcagaaaCCTAAGAGATTTGTGTTCAACGAGCATTTTGAAGAATCTGATACACGACCGTTTGACTCTTTACGTAAAGACAACGATAACCTTGAATTTACGAAAGAATGTCCTCGATCACATGCCTCGCATTTGACCCTTAAGCGAATCTCAAccaaactatgaaacaacattCACCGCTCGTGTTCATTGGTTGCTTCACCGAAGCCTCCATAAATGTGCTCTGTTATTGGGTTATTTCAGCAGGGCGGTTCTATGTCTCCTTTGTGATTGGTGTAACTCCTCAAATCAATGTACTGTGTCTCATTCATCACGTCAACGTGTGTGAACTCCAAGCAATTGAAAATGGCGAGCTGGTGTGTTCGAGCGGTGAGACAGAGCTACTCAATAGTAGCATCACCTGTCCTGTTAAGGTGAGAAATCGTTAGTAAGAAATTGTCCTGTTAActttttaagtacattttttgtCCGTTATGGCAAGTGGGTTTACGGTGTTGCTGTACAGACGTATGTGTAATAAGATAAGTTAGCGAGCTAAGCTAGTTTCGTTGGCAGTTTTCATGTCAGATTCTGCTTTCGTAACCTTTACAGAAAACTAACTTAACAGCGAACATTAAAGAAGCGCCGAGTGTATATACAGTTATGTAGCTAGGTACATAATATATTCTCATAGTATGTTAGCTAATATATTAGTTAGCCAGATAGTTAGCTTGCTGACTTACCTGGGTGTGTGCAACTTGTTCCttgtcaaacacattttatgtcAGTTAGTTTCCCAAAGGTATTATGCGTTTGATAATAAAAGCAGCTATATAAAATCTCTTACTTTTTATATTACTGCCTATAGTAATTACAAATAGCTAGCCACGATGACCTTACCTTGGAGGTGGCTATTTAGAGCGGGTACCCAGTTTCATGATGATTCGTTAGCTTACTGGCTAACTGTCAGTATTTATCGTGACCAAAAACCTGTTGACGTTTATCTCGTAACATCCCTTTTCTTCCCTTCGATACCGGTTTACTACATAGTCACCGCCTTTATGAATGAGCTACGTTAGCTACACTAGCTAGACGCATGTCAAGTCGTAGGTGTTGGCTAACTGGCTAACCGGGCCTCCAGTGGTTGCTTGCTAGGCATGATGACATAATTTGAAATCAGTAACCTACGGAGtggatgaggggaaaaaacgcAACCCACATGAAATGTCCGTACAACTTCTAGTCGTCCAATTGTATTACAACAATTTAGATACATACTATAAGTACATTATTGGGTAATAGTTTAGTATTAATGTTTATAGGTATACTCCTAGGTGGACCATTGTAACCTAGATAAAGCAAACATTCAGCTGTAGTGTGTTGCtggacaatatgtaaaaatttTGAACCTTCAGTCTTGCATAATAGCATATGTGTTAagctaataaaaacaaaaatagcgTTTGGAATTTGAACCCCAAATTACAAATTGCcataaaaccataaaatgaTAGTGGTGAAGATCCCTTACCTGGACTCCAGAGAGCTCCCCCTTAAATATACTCTGTATGATGTGGCAATCAAGTTGACTAATACCTGTGTATTATTTACTGAAATGCAAAGGGGGTTGTCTGATTTGGCTTGATTACTTTTTGCTCAGGTATAATGTATAACAATCCTCTCATCTGTGCAAAGACACGCCGTAACATCTGTGAAATGTTCGGAAGGTCGTTAGCTGTATGCCTCTTGTCCGTGTAGGACGTCCCCGCGGCTTCTGTGCACCGCCACCCAGCAGAAGACAAATGGCCCAAGCCCGGATGAGGAGACAGGGGGTCAGAAGGCTGAGCAGAGCGCGGCAGAGAAGGCCTTGGCCGAGGAGAAGGtccagctggaggagcagctgaaagAGATCACCGTAAGTGAGCCATCCTTGCCATTGACTCGCATCAGACACCCTAATCCAGCACAGCCCGTGTTGCTCCTGTTGCCACGCAGATCCGTGTCTGTGGGTATTTTCATTCACAGCATAGAATAAGTGTCCTGACTGAGACTCTAAGTTAAAACCACCCGCTGGCCAGCTCTGAGCCCATTGGTCCACACAGGAAAGACAGACATTTGTTTCATGCTCAGACTTGAGCTTACCTGCACCTCCTCTGACCACAACAGTTGCAGGTGGCTGTAATTTTGATGAAGGGGTTCAAAGTTGTAGAGACCATAATAGTGCAGATTTGAACAATGTGATTGATTGTATGAGAAGGCACAGTCAGCATGGATGACCTCATTGGTTTCTCATGGGTGTTTTTGCCTTGAACAGGATAAGTACAAGCGGGCATTAGCTGACACGGAGAACCTCAGACAAAGGAGTCAGAAGATGGTGGAGGATGCTAAATTATACGGTAGGCAAACCTCTGTGGAAGATGGGGGAGGGATGaatgtttgtgttgcatttatgCCAGGAGGGGAAGGTAAGCATGCAAGTATTTGAATTTCATGCGCATTCAGACACCATTCACGGTTGGTATTGATGGTAACTGACAGTTTGAGCAATGAGCTGAGTAATGAAATGAGTTCCTATTCAACCACCGACCAGGAATCCAGGGTTTCTGCAAAGACTTGCTTGAGGTAGCAGACATTCTGGAGAAGGCGACAGAGAGCGTGCCCaaagaggaagtgagggaggATAACCCCCATCTGAAGAACCTGTACGACGGGCTGGTGATGACGGAGGTGCAGATCCAGAAGGTGTTCACCAAGCACGGCCTGGTGAGGCTGAACCCAGAGGGACAAAAGTTCGACCCCTACGAACACGAGGCCCTCTTTCACGCCCCCGTGGAGGGCAAAGAGCCGGGCACGGTCGCCATGGTGACTAAGGTCGGCTACAAGCTGCACGGGCGTACCCTCAGGCCAGCCCTGGTGGGCGTGGCCAAAGCCCCTTAACAGTATTCACGTGGAGGAATCTTACCTGATCGACAGGTGTTAATGGGTACAGCAGAAGCTCTTTTTTCCAGTGGTGCCTCAGAGAGGAGGGACTCTAACCGGTGACATCTGGCTGTGGACATCACAAaagatgttcttttttccccctccccatcaTGGACAGATGTATGTGAATGATGACAATGGTTGGAACCGTAGAACATTAAACCGAttatttgcatgtcattttcatgctgtgtaAAAAGTCATCAGTGTCAGATTGAAGGTCTCTCTTTTGTCTAAAAACACCTGTACATGTCTCACCAGGTAAATGAAATGTAACCACCGATTAATTTCTGTAGACTGTGATCATCCCACTCAAGACATCTGAACTATAGAAAGTACATGAGACTGTCAGGGTCACTTATctgatttatttgatttcatttgtattcCGTCAATGTGATAACATGTTGATCCTACCTGTAAAGGCTTGGCAAATCCAAGtgctgcagaaaataaaagtgactGGATTAGTTAATAGGTCATCAATTGGATACCGATCTACAACTGAAGTATAGGACAGTACTAGGGCACAGTACATGCAGTTGAAAATGTTTAGATTAATAAGATCGTCTAATGTATTCACTGAAGTTTATAAAGGCTTCAAAGCTGTACATTATTCTTGGAAACCTTGTGAGCAAACTTTACTTTTACCATTAAGAAATGACAATATAACACAAATATCCATATAAACTTAAGGATAATTTAATAAAGTTAAACAGGTAAAGTACATTCTCCTGCTAACCTCCCATTGAAAAGGCTACATGTAATGGTCCCCTATGAAAAGCACAATCACAGATCCCAGCTCACCTCTAAATGTCATTTGTACTGCAGATTCATATAAATTCcagcaaaatttaaaaaaaactgccccATCCAATAGGTGGAGCTGTCAGTTTCACAAAATCTCtatcaatcaataaaaaatgaagcaaatattCCTTTGGaaaatataatttatcattGTGAAATATCCTATAAACATAAATGCAGCTATGATGGTATACCAAGTCCTGCTCTGTAGAGAATACCTTATTAAGAAAAGCAGTGGCTGGAAGACACCAGTCAAAAACAAGATAAGCGAACCATTAATGAGATCTTTGATTTAGTTTCTCATTCAGTTATCAATGTTCCCATTGCCCCACCTGAACTGAAGATAGAGGAAGAGCTGATTGATGCTTTACAGTTGCGCTGTCAGAATCGCAGAATGCGTCAGGTTGCATACTCGTGTGTAGCAGCAATGCCCTGCATATGAAAAAGGTACTCTAGGCTCTTCTCAAATTGTATAGTATTTACTATTTTCATTGATGACCCAAGCCATTGCCTCTTTCAAAATCATACATGTAACATTCAATTGTGGATTTCCAGGACATATTTTGGAGAATTTCTCCAAATACTTTGAACAGTTTAGTGTATAGAAAACCATGACATTTGTTCAAAAAGTTTTTCTGGTTGCAAAATTTCATAGGGGACTAAAGAAGTCATGGTCATGTGTTATGCATTCCCTTATACTGCACGTTTACAGCATATTAAATagcaagaaaacattttgtcagAAAATCATATTAACTGAAAATATACTTTAAGTATGCCCATTAGTTATGCCTTTAGTTTACCCTTCCCataatatttgatttaatatCTTTTCATCTAAAATCATGACATTAGTCAATGCCATGGCTACAAGTGAGATTTCATTGTTTCGATGGTACTCACCTCTGGCCACTAGGTAAATATCCACCAGAGCTGTGGGCAGTCAGAGCCTGAAAAGTACCCTAGATACTTATGGAAGTTTTCAGCCACAGCCTGGCACTGTAGTCCTTTTCCTGATTCTGAGGTACAGAGGGAGTGGAGGGTGGAggtctctcacatacacacatatgcgcacacaaCAGTAATTTTGTAGTGAATGGTCATTAGTATAATCCATTACTCTCACTCTGGTGTGCCCCAAAGTGTATGGTAAAATGCTGACCAATAAAGGAGACCAGAGCTCTGCTGTACAAGGCTTGATTCCTCTTATTTTTTTAGTAGACAGACCTCCCAGTACACAGCCTTCACAATGCCTACATTTAGtctttttttacatcttttttaaGGAGTTCATTGTAGTCATATTGTGCAGAAATGCTGAATTACTTGTCTCATAGATTGACTTCTCCACTTtgaatcaaatattaaaaatgcttctcttcctttctttcagaaaaagtcatctcatttaaaaataaggaGACTTCCAAGCGTAAAGTATGTGCACTTTAATACAAAACATGTAATGACACAATGTCATGTGCAACCACAAAATATAGGACAAGAAACGCCCTCCTGGATAGCTTCGACCAACTTATCTTAAACATTAACATTCCTAGGCATACTACTCGGACACAACGCTAAGGACAGAGCATGCTAAGACAATATGTGGAAGGCTTCTTAacagttctttcatttttactttttttttcttttattacaaaAGTTATAAAATGTTCctgaaataaaatactttaCATTTCACAGGTCAGTGTTGATAgtatttgtcttttctttttttaaacttattttacaaaaaatatttacatttgctaaaatatttaacaaattcCCGATGaaataacatacaaaaacaattttcagtGGAAAAGCCAGTCATTAGAGATTTTCTTTAGAAAGAATCCATACTtcaaattgaaataatttaccCAAGTATCTTGGAATTTCTTACACATTTCCTTTCTTCTGTACCTGGCTGAATCTTTTTAATTATCCAAgaacaattacatttttgcattcagtgATAGCAAAATACTAACGGGAAAAATGATCCTGAAGGGAACTCTGTTTCAGCCCCATTAAAAAGGGAACACTAGTCAAAATCACATCTATGATTCATGTTTGCAGGACATGTTGAAGCTTGAATACCTCACAGCACCCTTTCTCCATAAGTAGCCCGTGATTGCTTGAATACAGCAAGAACGTGTCAGATCTCTATCTGAATAAGTTCATATCTCAGATAGAAAGGGCTGCTGCATTCCTGCAATGTGTAAAATTGCTACTGaatcagtgat includes:
- the grpel1 gene encoding grpE protein homolog 1, mitochondrial, with translation MASWCVRAVRQSYSIVASPVLLRTSPRLLCTATQQKTNGPSPDEETGGQKAEQSAAEKALAEEKVQLEEQLKEITDKYKRALADTENLRQRSQKMVEDAKLYGIQGFCKDLLEVADILEKATESVPKEEVREDNPHLKNLYDGLVMTEVQIQKVFTKHGLVRLNPEGQKFDPYEHEALFHAPVEGKEPGTVAMVTKVGYKLHGRTLRPALVGVAKAP